In one window of Candidatus Rokuibacteriota bacterium DNA:
- a CDS encoding AbrB/MazE/SpoVT family DNA-binding domain-containing protein translates to MDIAYVTSKGQLVIPARLRRKYGIKPGTKICFIEGERGIVFQPLTRDYIRSVCGMLKKEGPVTQELLKERARDREREEAKGARLGPR, encoded by the coding sequence ATGGACATCGCCTATGTCACGAGCAAGGGGCAGCTGGTCATCCCGGCCAGGCTTCGCCGAAAGTATGGGATCAAGCCGGGCACTAAAATCTGCTTCATTGAAGGGGAACGGGGGATCGTCTTCCAACCGCTCACCCGGGACTACATCCGCAGTGTCTGCGGCATGCTCAAGAAAGAGGGTCCGGTAACCCAAGAACTCCTCAAGGAGCGAGCCCGAGACAGAGAGCGCGAGGAAGCCAAGGGTGCGAGGCTCGGTCCTCGATAG
- a CDS encoding type II toxin-antitoxin system VapC family toxin yields MRGSVLDSYAVLAFLFEEDGHETVLALFEKAAASDQNVLISAPNWAEVRYQVERKIGADRWNEVRLKLLGLPIEIVPADQQLAELAGEIKATRKMSLADCFAAALAKQKKADLYTGDSEFRAVEKDVKIVWV; encoded by the coding sequence GTGCGAGGCTCGGTCCTCGATAGCTACGCGGTACTGGCCTTCCTGTTCGAGGAAGACGGCCACGAGACTGTGTTGGCTCTCTTCGAGAAGGCGGCCGCATCTGATCAAAACGTCCTGATCTCAGCCCCCAACTGGGCGGAGGTTCGCTATCAGGTCGAACGGAAAATCGGTGCTGACAGATGGAACGAAGTCCGTCTCAAGCTCCTAGGCCTTCCCATCGAGATTGTCCCGGCCGACCAACAGCTAGCCGAACTGGCCGGGGAGATCAAAGCGACGCGGAAAATGTCCCTAGCTGACTGCTTCGCTGCCGCCCTGGCCAAGCAAAAGAAAGCCGACCTTTACACCGGCGATTCCGAGTTCCGGGCAGTCGAGAAGGACGTCAAGATTGTGTGGGTATAA